Proteins encoded within one genomic window of Tabrizicola piscis:
- a CDS encoding Bug family tripartite tricarboxylate transporter substrate binding protein: protein MRLSLGQITGRGLMAATLAFGLSTAAQAQEYPHDTVTLVTHSSAGGGTDVFLREMVGFLGKAMGTTFVVENVTGGSGSNAMAKLAQSPADGSIFYGTTPTYINTSLLSELEYDFTDLEGVANVFMDPQIVFVKSDSPFQNLTELVEAAKADPAAVLFGVTTPGSLDRQVMEQFKSLTGITSPVITHDGGGELLISVLNGTVSVAIGEVQELSAQIEAGEIRLLATYTEERLPNFPDVPTAREAGIDLVVTKFRGLAGPRGLPQDIKDLWAAGIDRVLADPEFKAWYEAQSLVPTPMNAADYEVFLNKFAEDQKAFLIQYGIMSQ from the coding sequence ATGCGCTTATCACTGGGACAAATCACTGGCCGGGGCCTTATGGCCGCGACCCTTGCGTTCGGGCTGTCGACGGCGGCACAGGCGCAGGAATACCCGCATGACACCGTGACGCTGGTCACGCACTCTTCGGCCGGGGGCGGGACGGACGTCTTCCTGCGCGAGATGGTCGGCTTTCTTGGCAAGGCCATGGGCACGACCTTTGTCGTCGAGAATGTGACCGGCGGCAGCGGGTCGAACGCGATGGCCAAGTTGGCGCAGTCGCCCGCGGACGGATCGATCTTCTATGGTACGACGCCGACCTACATCAACACCTCGCTGCTGTCGGAACTGGAGTATGATTTCACCGACCTTGAAGGCGTGGCGAACGTCTTCATGGACCCGCAGATCGTTTTCGTGAAATCGGACAGCCCATTCCAGAACCTGACCGAGCTGGTCGAGGCGGCCAAGGCCGATCCGGCAGCGGTGCTGTTCGGTGTGACCACGCCCGGTTCGCTTGACCGTCAGGTGATGGAGCAGTTCAAAAGCCTGACCGGCATCACCTCGCCCGTGATCACGCATGATGGTGGTGGTGAATTGCTGATCAGCGTGCTGAACGGCACGGTTTCGGTGGCGATTGGCGAAGTGCAAGAGCTTTCGGCGCAGATCGAAGCGGGCGAAATCCGGCTGCTGGCGACCTATACCGAAGAGCGTCTGCCGAACTTCCCGGATGTGCCGACGGCGCGTGAAGCGGGCATTGATCTGGTGGTGACCAAGTTCCGCGGTCTGGCTGGCCCGCGTGGTCTGCCTCAGGACATCAAGGACCTGTGGGCTGCAGGCATCGACCGCGTGCTGGCGGATCCGGAGTTCAAGGCGTGGTATGAGGCGCAAAGCCTGGTGCCGACCCCGATGAACGCGGCTGACTATGAAGTCTTCCTGAACAAGTTCGCCGAGGATCAGAAGGCGTTTCTGATCCAGTACGGCATCATGAG
- a CDS encoding MmgE/PrpD family protein — MSCKATHTVATYIAGTLTRPLPAEVQEKAILHLLDTVAAIVSGTQLAAGHAGTRLAARLGGPEEALALGLGRAVGAPAAALANAMAAHADETDDSHVGGRFHPGCAIVPAALALAECEGRSGTDLLRALVLGYDIGARSVMALGVRSADSARFSTHSIGGIFGATAAAAALAGFDERRAAHALSYAVQQTCGVPYWRRDSDHIEKAFDFGGLGARNGVMAALMVQEGWTAVEGVLTGAPSYLSAFAENPDESALTDGLGTRFEIMGAAIKKWCVGSPIQAALDSLVALIDAHQLTAAHVAHLTAIMPDDRLHIVDNRDMPDVCLQHLLAVTLLDGGLGFASAHDRTRMQDPQVLDLRKRIFATPSKELTDARPPRQAIIEVGTTAGQTLRHHTKAVLGTPANPMSREQVAAKARDLMLPVIGDKRTDALVASVLDIASNPDVRTLRPLLAIA; from the coding sequence ATGTCCTGCAAGGCGACTCATACCGTGGCGACCTATATCGCCGGGACACTGACGCGCCCCCTTCCCGCAGAGGTGCAGGAAAAGGCAATTCTGCATCTGCTTGATACGGTTGCGGCCATCGTGTCCGGCACACAACTGGCGGCTGGCCATGCCGGAACCCGCCTTGCCGCGCGGCTGGGCGGCCCGGAAGAAGCCCTGGCCCTCGGGCTGGGCCGCGCCGTCGGGGCCCCGGCAGCCGCCCTGGCAAACGCCATGGCGGCCCATGCAGACGAAACGGATGACAGCCATGTCGGCGGCCGATTCCACCCCGGCTGCGCCATCGTTCCGGCGGCATTGGCCCTGGCAGAATGTGAAGGCCGTAGCGGGACCGATCTGCTGCGCGCGCTGGTCCTTGGCTATGACATCGGCGCAAGGTCGGTGATGGCCCTTGGCGTGCGATCTGCCGATTCGGCCCGGTTCTCCACCCACAGCATCGGCGGGATCTTCGGGGCCACGGCGGCGGCGGCGGCGCTTGCCGGGTTCGACGAAAGGCGTGCCGCCCATGCCCTGTCCTATGCCGTGCAGCAAACCTGTGGCGTGCCCTACTGGCGGCGTGACAGTGACCATATCGAAAAGGCCTTCGACTTTGGCGGGCTGGGCGCGCGCAATGGCGTCATGGCCGCGCTGATGGTGCAGGAAGGCTGGACCGCTGTCGAAGGTGTGCTCACCGGCGCACCGTCCTACCTGTCCGCCTTCGCCGAAAATCCGGACGAGAGCGCCTTGACTGATGGCCTTGGCACCCGCTTCGAAATCATGGGCGCGGCGATCAAGAAATGGTGCGTGGGGTCCCCCATCCAGGCCGCACTTGATTCGCTCGTTGCCCTGATCGATGCCCATCAGCTGACCGCAGCCCACGTGGCGCACCTGACCGCGATCATGCCCGATGACCGGCTGCACATCGTCGACAACCGCGATATGCCCGACGTATGCCTGCAGCACCTTCTAGCCGTCACCCTGCTGGATGGAGGCCTTGGCTTCGCGTCAGCCCATGACCGAACACGGATGCAAGACCCGCAGGTCCTTGACCTTCGAAAACGCATTTTTGCTACTCCCAGCAAGGAGTTGACGGATGCCCGCCCGCCCCGCCAGGCAATCATCGAAGTTGGAACAACCGCCGGCCAGACCCTGCGTCACCACACCAAGGCCGTGCTGGGCACACCCGCCAATCCGATGAGCCGGGAACAGGTGGCGGCAAAGGCGCGCGACCTGATGCTGCCCGTCATTGGTGACAAACGTACCGACGCGCTGGTGGCGTCGGTGCTGGACATTGCCTCGAACCCGGACGTGCGGACCTTGCGCCCGTTGCTGGCAATCGCCTGA
- a CDS encoding SDR family NAD(P)-dependent oxidoreductase, translated as MLHRSDSPLTGKVALVTGASRRIGRAVALGLAQAGADVVVHAKSSRAEVEAVAEEVRALGRKALVAMGDVTDEAAVLRIFGEIDAAFGGLDILVNNAAIRGQKPFLEMTLEEWRATNSVILDGAFLCAREGARRMVARGGGTIINLGGVSAHVGAKERAHVATGKAGLIGLTKSLAVEFAGRGIVANCVAPGKIGGKRSATAGASPEMGSGGPILGREGEIDEAAFVILSMCMPEARFMTGQTVHVSGGMYMP; from the coding sequence ATGCTGCACAGAAGTGACAGTCCGCTGACCGGCAAGGTGGCTTTGGTGACCGGGGCGTCGCGCCGGATTGGCCGGGCGGTGGCCTTGGGGCTTGCGCAGGCGGGCGCCGATGTGGTGGTGCATGCCAAGTCATCCCGCGCCGAGGTTGAGGCGGTGGCGGAAGAGGTGCGGGCGCTGGGCCGCAAGGCGCTGGTCGCCATGGGCGATGTCACCGACGAAGCCGCCGTGCTGCGCATCTTTGGCGAGATTGACGCGGCCTTTGGCGGGCTGGACATTCTGGTGAACAACGCCGCGATCCGGGGCCAGAAGCCGTTTCTGGAGATGACACTGGAGGAGTGGCGCGCGACCAATTCGGTGATCCTGGATGGCGCGTTCCTTTGTGCCCGTGAAGGGGCGCGGCGCATGGTGGCGCGGGGGGGCGGGACGATCATCAACCTTGGCGGCGTCTCGGCCCATGTCGGCGCGAAGGAACGGGCGCATGTGGCCACCGGCAAGGCTGGATTGATCGGGCTGACCAAGTCCCTTGCCGTGGAATTTGCCGGCCGGGGGATCGTCGCCAACTGTGTGGCTCCGGGCAAGATCGGGGGGAAGAGGTCGGCAACGGCAGGGGCTTCGCCCGAGATGGGCAGCGGCGGCCCGATCCTTGGGCGTGAGGGCGAGATTGACGAAGCGGCCTTTGTCATCCTGTCGATGTGCATGCCAGAGGCGCGGTTCATGACCGGGCAGACGGTTCACGTCAGCGGCGGAATGTACATGCCCTGA
- a CDS encoding FCD domain-containing protein codes for MSERPRIDTAEALKVLRSSSLAKVVQAEIETIILSGTYTAGEKLNESAIADQLGVSRGPVREAFQALHARGLVEMIPNRGVFVQRITKHDAVAIYDVRAGIFGTACRLLAERVTTTQIADLNALLAQMDVAGARRDLEAYFPLNIAFHSAIVNGTGNTVLSETYFGLVSRLHLFRARGLVHGGGFENSNIEHRAIVAALDARDPRAAFEAGFAHVQAGKQRIVTSGESVADVA; via the coding sequence ATGTCAGAGCGTCCGCGGATCGATACGGCAGAGGCGCTGAAGGTGCTTCGGTCATCCTCGCTTGCCAAGGTCGTTCAGGCCGAGATCGAGACGATCATCCTATCCGGCACTTACACCGCCGGGGAAAAGCTGAACGAATCCGCCATCGCCGATCAGCTTGGCGTCAGCCGCGGCCCGGTGCGCGAGGCGTTTCAGGCCCTGCATGCCCGCGGGCTGGTCGAGATGATCCCGAATCGCGGCGTGTTCGTCCAGCGGATCACCAAGCATGACGCCGTCGCCATCTACGATGTGCGGGCGGGCATCTTCGGCACCGCCTGCCGCCTGTTGGCCGAACGGGTGACAACCACGCAGATCGCCGATCTGAACGCGCTTCTGGCCCAGATGGATGTGGCCGGTGCCCGGCGGGATCTTGAGGCCTACTTTCCCCTGAACATCGCCTTCCATTCGGCCATCGTGAACGGGACCGGCAACACCGTGCTGTCGGAAACCTACTTCGGGCTGGTCAGCCGTCTGCACCTGTTCCGGGCGCGCGGCCTTGTTCATGGCGGGGGCTTCGAAAACTCCAACATTGAACACCGCGCCATCGTGGCGGCGCTTGACGCCCGCGACCCCCGCGCCGCGTTCGAGGCAGGGTTTGCCCATGTGCAGGCCGGCAAGCAGCGTATCGTGACCTCAGGTGAAAGCGTGGCGGATGTCGCCTGA
- a CDS encoding MmgE/PrpD family protein translates to MSPDLTPGPAIAERYSSWLAGLTLADIPAPMADVAKLDLIDAAGLCVAARAEPYMQQILSSWDAEGPCTAIGHGQRLDAAGAALANGVAIHGEDFDDTLEGAPIRVGAMTIPAALAAAERFGLSGERAFLGVVAGLETVCRLNHVAPGAIHRAGFHPVGVIGAMGAAAAAGVTLGLNAGQQAMAFGIAGSMASGILEYLSEGAWTKRLHPGWAAQSGLKAAILARSGFFAPRTVLDGPHGFFHAFAPTAVPDFSHLERDLGQDWYASRIAFKPYACGTMIHPYIDCMIRLAAKGIDPDRITRIVCPTGEGLVHRLWEPLAGKHAPPSGYAAKFSMPFCMAVGFFDGDAGLAQFTDAKAKDPRILHLAQKISYQIDPANEYPRNYSGHIRVEMVDGETIALDQPHMRGGQHEPLTGDQIKAKAVANCQHGGWPADRASALIDWMAALPQHPSLAGLARFGA, encoded by the coding sequence ATGTCGCCTGATCTGACCCCCGGGCCTGCCATCGCCGAACGCTACAGCAGTTGGCTGGCCGGGCTGACCTTGGCCGACATCCCCGCACCAATGGCCGATGTGGCCAAGCTGGATCTGATTGACGCCGCGGGCCTCTGCGTGGCGGCGCGGGCTGAACCCTACATGCAGCAGATCCTGTCCTCGTGGGACGCTGAGGGGCCCTGCACAGCCATCGGCCATGGCCAGCGTCTGGACGCGGCGGGCGCGGCCCTTGCCAATGGTGTTGCCATCCATGGCGAGGATTTTGACGACACGCTGGAAGGCGCCCCAATCCGCGTTGGCGCGATGACGATCCCAGCGGCGCTTGCTGCGGCGGAACGGTTCGGCCTTTCCGGGGAACGGGCGTTTCTGGGGGTGGTCGCCGGGCTGGAAACGGTATGCCGGTTGAACCATGTGGCCCCGGGTGCCATCCACCGCGCAGGGTTCCACCCCGTTGGCGTGATCGGGGCCATGGGTGCTGCCGCGGCGGCTGGGGTTACCCTTGGGCTGAACGCCGGACAACAGGCCATGGCCTTCGGCATCGCCGGAAGCATGGCCTCAGGGATCCTCGAATACCTGTCGGAAGGCGCCTGGACCAAGCGGCTGCATCCCGGTTGGGCTGCGCAATCCGGCCTGAAGGCCGCCATCCTTGCCCGCAGCGGGTTCTTTGCTCCCCGCACCGTGCTGGACGGGCCACATGGGTTCTTCCATGCCTTCGCCCCAACCGCCGTGCCCGATTTCTCGCATCTTGAACGTGATCTGGGTCAGGACTGGTACGCCTCGCGCATCGCCTTCAAGCCATATGCCTGTGGCACGATGATCCACCCCTACATCGACTGCATGATCCGCCTTGCGGCCAAAGGCATCGACCCCGACCGCATCACCCGGATCGTCTGCCCGACAGGCGAAGGTCTGGTGCACCGCTTGTGGGAGCCGCTGGCCGGCAAGCATGCCCCGCCCTCGGGCTACGCCGCCAAGTTCTCGATGCCATTCTGCATGGCGGTGGGGTTCTTCGATGGCGACGCGGGCCTTGCCCAGTTCACCGATGCCAAGGCGAAAGACCCGCGCATTCTGCATCTGGCGCAGAAGATCAGCTACCAGATCGATCCAGCCAACGAATACCCGCGCAACTATTCCGGACACATCCGGGTGGAGATGGTGGACGGCGAAACCATCGCGCTTGACCAGCCGCATATGCGCGGCGGCCAGCATGAGCCGCTGACCGGGGATCAGATCAAGGCGAAGGCCGTCGCCAACTGCCAGCACGGCGGCTGGCCCGCTGACCGGGCAAGCGCGCTGATCGACTGGATGGCCGCATTGCCGCAACACCCAAGCCTCGCTGGCCTTGCCCGCTTCGGGGCCTGA
- a CDS encoding MmgE/PrpD family protein has protein sequence MTDATVSDQLADWIAGFELASVPQTSVQACADTILDTVCLTIAALETDYGKSVRTAFADPGTATVWGTAEGRAPEAAAAINGTCGHGEDYDNTFEGCPVHSGVVIIPALLAAAERHGLSAEDTARGIIVGIEVMCRLGLVADKAVHKAGFHPTAVLGTMSAAAGIAAALRMDRTGIRNALGVAGSMASGIIEYLADGTSTKRLHAGWAAQSGMRAAALGRAGFTGPATVFEGSHGFFYAFSTPRATEFAPLVDDLGSRWESSRLAFKPFACGTMTQPYVDCAIDLARRGIQPEQVRSITCEVGEGTVHRLWEPQSLKQRPPTPYAAKFSGQYCLAAGWVWGDAGLAQFTETSVRDPRALALAAKVSFVVDPANEYPSNYTGHIRAELMDGSVVESRSPCLRGGARAPLTRDEILTKARANLAFAGRDPAAATKIAAWADSLMAGRGVVDVTGLRLC, from the coding sequence ATGACCGATGCCACCGTATCTGACCAGCTTGCCGACTGGATCGCCGGGTTTGAACTCGCCTCGGTCCCGCAAACCTCGGTTCAGGCCTGCGCTGACACGATCCTTGATACGGTCTGCCTGACCATCGCCGCCCTTGAAACGGATTACGGCAAATCCGTCCGCACTGCCTTTGCCGACCCGGGCACTGCCACCGTCTGGGGCACCGCCGAAGGCCGAGCGCCCGAGGCTGCGGCGGCGATCAATGGCACCTGCGGCCATGGTGAGGATTACGACAACACCTTCGAAGGCTGCCCGGTCCATTCCGGCGTCGTCATCATCCCCGCCCTGCTCGCCGCCGCTGAACGGCACGGGCTGTCTGCCGAAGACACCGCCCGCGGCATCATAGTCGGGATCGAGGTGATGTGCCGCCTTGGCCTTGTCGCCGACAAGGCGGTGCACAAGGCCGGGTTCCACCCCACCGCCGTGCTGGGCACGATGTCCGCTGCCGCAGGCATCGCCGCCGCCCTGCGGATGGACAGGACTGGTATCCGCAACGCGCTTGGGGTGGCGGGGTCGATGGCATCGGGCATCATCGAGTATCTGGCTGACGGCACCTCGACCAAGCGGCTGCATGCAGGCTGGGCGGCGCAGTCCGGCATGCGGGCGGCGGCACTGGGGCGCGCAGGCTTCACCGGCCCGGCTACGGTGTTTGAAGGATCGCACGGGTTCTTCTACGCCTTCTCCACCCCCCGCGCGACCGAGTTTGCCCCGCTGGTCGATGACCTTGGCAGCCGTTGGGAATCCTCCCGTCTGGCGTTCAAGCCCTTCGCCTGTGGCACGATGACCCAACCCTATGTCGACTGCGCCATTGACCTTGCCCGGCGTGGCATCCAGCCGGAACAGGTGCGGTCCATCACCTGCGAGGTGGGCGAAGGCACCGTCCACCGACTGTGGGAACCTCAGTCCCTGAAACAGCGCCCGCCCACCCCCTATGCCGCCAAGTTCAGCGGCCAGTATTGCTTGGCCGCAGGCTGGGTCTGGGGCGATGCGGGTCTTGCGCAGTTCACCGAAACCTCGGTCCGCGATCCCCGGGCGCTGGCCCTTGCCGCCAAGGTGAGCTTTGTCGTCGACCCCGCCAACGAATACCCGTCGAACTACACCGGCCATATCCGCGCCGAACTGATGGACGGCTCGGTGGTCGAATCCCGATCGCCCTGCCTGCGCGGTGGCGCCCGCGCGCCCCTGACCCGGGATGAGATCCTGACCAAGGCCCGCGCGAACCTTGCCTTCGCGGGCCGTGACCCCGCTGCTGCCACCAAAATTGCCGCCTGGGCTGACAGCCTGATGGCCGGGCGCGGGGTGGTTGACGTGACGGGCCTGCGTTTGTGCTGA
- a CDS encoding sulfite exporter TauE/SafE family protein, translating to MLTEAQLLSGAISPGIALAGMAVCFVAGVLGGLSGYGAGLLVTLFIAPIVGPKALIPMISVLMLINNGSRVWFYRHALDMKTVIRISVVALPMAWIGAQLYVRLDSAIIQIVLGVVLILSVPLRRMLARAQITPGPIGMYAVGGIFGFLSSLIVGAGMLIVPLLMGMGYAGAALLATDAAIAVSVNLFKAIVFGALDALSLQHFVLALVLGVCTIPGTACAAWIMRRTSLRLHTFLIEGLILVGGTSMIFGAFGS from the coding sequence GTGCTGACCGAAGCCCAACTGCTGTCCGGCGCCATCTCACCGGGCATCGCGCTTGCCGGGATGGCGGTCTGCTTTGTTGCCGGGGTCCTCGGAGGCTTGTCGGGCTACGGCGCGGGACTGCTCGTCACGCTGTTCATCGCCCCCATCGTCGGGCCAAAGGCGCTGATCCCGATGATCTCGGTCCTGATGCTGATCAACAACGGCAGCCGGGTCTGGTTTTACCGCCACGCGCTGGACATGAAGACGGTCATCCGCATTTCCGTGGTCGCCCTGCCCATGGCATGGATCGGCGCGCAGCTTTATGTACGGCTGGATTCTGCCATCATCCAGATCGTGCTGGGGGTGGTGCTGATCCTGTCCGTTCCCCTGCGACGCATGCTGGCGCGGGCCCAGATCACACCCGGCCCGATCGGCATGTATGCCGTCGGCGGAATCTTTGGCTTTCTGTCGTCGCTGATCGTGGGCGCAGGAATGCTGATCGTGCCACTGCTGATGGGCATGGGCTATGCCGGGGCAGCACTCCTCGCGACCGATGCCGCGATTGCCGTCAGCGTGAACCTGTTCAAGGCCATCGTCTTCGGCGCCCTTGATGCGCTCAGCCTGCAGCATTTCGTGCTGGCACTGGTCCTTGGTGTCTGCACCATCCCCGGCACCGCCTGTGCTGCATGGATCATGCGCCGCACCAGCCTGCGGCTCCATACCTTCCTGATCGAGGGGCTAATCCTTGTCGGGGGCACTTCGATGATCTTCGGGGCTTTCGGCAGCTGA
- a CDS encoding AbrB family transcriptional regulator, whose protein sequence is MSTLLRHRLATFALAVLGAVAFQWMGLPLPFLFGPMAACLIAALAGAPLKGMGPISSAARTILGVAVGSSITPEVMGQLPQMAGSVVLVPIYVALIGLVGVPFFRRLGYDPATAWYAAMPGGLQDMVTFGKEAGGDVRALSLIHATRVLAIVAVAPLIMTGLYGATLTGAMGAPIRELPLWELGLMAAAALVGWKGGERLGLFGASILGPMIVTAALTLSGVIHVRPPAEAILFAQLFIGMGIGVHYVGVTLRELRSFVLSGFAFVLILAALAAAFTEIVTLMGIAEPVEVFLAFAPGGQAEMTVLAVVAGADLGFVILHHLVRIVLVILGAPIAAGIIARRNRDKG, encoded by the coding sequence ATGTCCACCCTGCTGCGGCACCGACTGGCGACGTTTGCCCTGGCTGTTCTGGGAGCTGTCGCGTTCCAGTGGATGGGCCTGCCCCTGCCGTTCCTGTTCGGTCCGATGGCCGCCTGCCTGATTGCCGCCCTTGCCGGGGCACCGCTGAAGGGGATGGGGCCGATCTCATCCGCCGCGCGGACGATCCTTGGCGTGGCGGTCGGATCCTCCATCACGCCCGAGGTTATGGGGCAGCTGCCGCAGATGGCGGGCAGCGTTGTCCTGGTGCCTATCTACGTTGCCTTGATCGGGCTGGTTGGTGTCCCGTTCTTTCGCCGGCTGGGGTACGACCCGGCAACGGCGTGGTATGCGGCGATGCCCGGCGGGTTGCAGGATATGGTGACCTTCGGGAAAGAGGCGGGGGGCGATGTGCGAGCGCTGTCGCTGATCCACGCGACGCGGGTGCTGGCCATTGTGGCTGTGGCCCCCCTCATCATGACGGGGCTTTACGGGGCCACGCTGACCGGGGCCATGGGTGCCCCGATCCGAGAGCTGCCCCTGTGGGAGCTGGGCCTGATGGCGGCCGCGGCGCTGGTGGGCTGGAAGGGGGGGGAGCGGCTGGGGCTGTTCGGCGCGTCCATCCTTGGACCGATGATCGTGACGGCGGCGCTGACGCTGAGCGGGGTCATCCATGTCCGCCCACCGGCCGAAGCGATCCTGTTTGCGCAACTGTTCATCGGCATGGGCATCGGGGTGCATTATGTGGGCGTGACGCTGCGCGAGCTGCGGTCGTTCGTGCTGTCGGGCTTTGCTTTCGTGCTGATCCTTGCAGCACTGGCGGCGGCTTTTACCGAGATCGTGACCCTGATGGGGATTGCCGAACCGGTGGAGGTATTCTTGGCCTTCGCGCCGGGCGGGCAGGCCGAGATGACGGTGCTTGCCGTTGTCGCCGGGGCGGACCTTGGGTTTGTCATCCTGCACCATCTGGTGCGGATCGTGCTGGTCATCCTTGGTGCGCCGATTGCAGCGGGGATCATCGCCCGTCGCAACCGTGACAAAGGCTGA
- a CDS encoding GntR family transcriptional regulator, protein MTETDGPPQGHFAYRQLLDDIRSGALPPGARLRETDLAARLGISRTPVREAIRQLEADGLVIHLPRQGATIRSLDYAEVIELYEMRAVLEGTAARLAARSASDVELAELAALNAELAAAATSQHAQELNRQFHMLLLDAARNRFLIKSINALQKTLLILGPTTLTDTARAAEAVSEHAAILRALSARDEAAAEAAMRAHISAAMAVRIRAMRSRPALLGDEP, encoded by the coding sequence ATGACCGAAACCGACGGCCCGCCGCAGGGCCACTTCGCCTATCGCCAGCTACTGGACGACATCCGCAGCGGTGCCCTGCCCCCCGGTGCGCGCCTGCGTGAAACCGATCTTGCCGCCCGGCTTGGCATCAGCCGGACCCCCGTGCGCGAAGCCATCCGCCAGCTCGAGGCGGACGGGCTGGTCATCCACCTTCCCCGTCAGGGGGCCACGATCCGCAGCCTCGACTACGCCGAGGTGATCGAGCTTTACGAGATGCGTGCCGTCCTGGAAGGCACCGCTGCGCGTCTGGCCGCCCGGTCAGCCTCGGACGTGGAACTGGCGGAGCTTGCCGCCCTGAACGCCGAACTTGCCGCCGCTGCTACCAGCCAGCACGCACAGGAACTGAACCGCCAGTTTCACATGCTGCTCCTGGATGCCGCGCGAAACCGCTTTCTGATCAAGTCGATCAACGCGCTGCAAAAGACCCTGCTCATCCTTGGCCCGACCACCCTGACTGACACCGCCCGCGCGGCCGAGGCGGTGTCCGAACATGCCGCCATCCTGCGCGCCCTGTCTGCGCGTGATGAAGCCGCCGCCGAGGCGGCCATGCGGGCCCATATCTCTGCCGCGATGGCAGTCAGGATCAGGGCCATGCGCAGCCGTCCGGCCCTCTTGGGGGATGAACCATGA
- the tcuA gene encoding FAD-dependent tricarballylate dehydrogenase TcuA translates to MKDWPETFDIAIVGGGNAALCAAITAAEAGATVLILEAAPLPYRGGNSRHTRNFRCMHRGPLSVLIDSYEEEEYFHDLMLVTKGKTDEGLARMVIRASEACLPWMEAHGVRFQPSLSGTLSLGRTNAFFLGGGKALVNAYFNTATDLGVKVAYEAEVRHVHREADRITHLEVTVAGQPVTVRAKAFVLASGGFQADLDWLARAWGPSARNFLIRGTPYNRGVVLRDMLDQGAESVGDPTQCHAVAIDGRAPKFDGGIVTRLDCVPFSIVVNRDGERFHDEGEDVWPKRYAIWGRLVAAQPDQVGFSIIDSKAIDLFMPSVFPPIKADTIEGLASLMGLDPATLRRTVDGFNAACQPGTFHPTELDGLRTKGLNIPKTNWARPIDTAPFYGYQLRPGVTFTYLGLKVDDRARVHGTDGPIQNLWAAGEIMAGSILGQGYLAGFGMTIGTVFGRIAGKEAAAHVA, encoded by the coding sequence ATGAAGGACTGGCCCGAAACCTTCGACATCGCCATCGTCGGTGGCGGCAACGCCGCCCTCTGCGCCGCCATCACTGCGGCTGAGGCCGGGGCAACTGTCCTGATCCTTGAAGCCGCACCCCTACCCTATCGCGGCGGCAACTCGCGCCACACCCGCAACTTCCGCTGCATGCACCGCGGGCCCCTGTCGGTGCTGATCGACAGCTATGAGGAAGAAGAATACTTCCACGACCTGATGCTGGTGACCAAGGGCAAGACCGACGAAGGCCTTGCCCGTATGGTCATCCGCGCCTCCGAAGCCTGCCTGCCTTGGATGGAGGCGCATGGCGTCCGCTTCCAGCCCTCATTGTCGGGAACCCTGTCGCTGGGCCGCACGAACGCCTTCTTTCTTGGCGGCGGCAAGGCGCTGGTCAACGCCTATTTCAACACCGCCACCGACCTTGGCGTGAAGGTCGCCTATGAGGCCGAAGTGCGCCACGTCCACCGCGAAGCTGACCGGATCACCCATCTTGAGGTGACCGTGGCAGGCCAGCCCGTCACCGTGCGGGCCAAGGCCTTCGTCCTCGCTTCGGGCGGGTTTCAGGCCGATCTCGACTGGCTTGCCCGCGCCTGGGGGCCAAGCGCGCGCAACTTCCTGATCCGCGGCACGCCCTACAACCGGGGTGTCGTCCTGCGCGACATGCTGGATCAGGGCGCCGAAAGCGTGGGCGACCCCACCCAATGCCACGCCGTCGCCATCGACGGCCGCGCGCCAAAGTTCGACGGTGGCATCGTCACCCGGCTGGACTGCGTGCCCTTCTCCATCGTCGTCAACCGCGACGGCGAACGCTTCCATGACGAGGGTGAGGATGTTTGGCCCAAGCGCTATGCGATCTGGGGCCGCCTTGTGGCAGCGCAGCCCGATCAGGTGGGCTTTTCCATCATCGATTCCAAGGCGATTGACCTGTTCATGCCGTCCGTCTTTCCGCCCATCAAGGCCGACACCATCGAAGGACTGGCCAGCTTGATGGGCCTTGACCCCGCCACCCTGCGGCGCACGGTCGATGGCTTCAACGCCGCCTGCCAGCCGGGCACGTTCCATCCAACCGAACTTGACGGGTTGCGCACCAAGGGCCTCAACATCCCGAAAACCAACTGGGCCCGACCAATCGACACCGCCCCGTTCTACGGCTACCAGCTGCGCCCCGGTGTGACCTTCACCTATCTCGGGCTCAAGGTCGACGACCGCGCCCGCGTGCATGGCACCGACGGGCCAATCCAGAACCTTTGGGCAGCGGGTGAGATCATGGCCGGCTCCATCCTTGGCCAGGGCTATCTTGCCGGTTTCGGCATGACCATCGGCACCGTCTTCGGACGCATCGCAGGCAAGGAGGCCGCAGCCCATGTCGCTTGA